A region from the uncultured Holophaga sp. genome encodes:
- the gmk gene encoding guanylate kinase, with amino-acid sequence MPLTDRRGSLFVLSAPSGAGKSTLVRRLLQELPGLTFSISYTTRPPREGEIHGKDYFFVNDATFDTMLAEDGLLEWVQVYQHRYGTGRAWIEEQRARGVDILLDIETVGARNVKAAMPDALLLFLLPPSAEELRRRLAGRGTESGEQVALRMQHARHEMEQAPHYDYLVVNGELDTAYEHLKAVFLAERNRRPRMLATAEQILATF; translated from the coding sequence ATGCCCTTGACTGATCGCCGCGGAAGCCTCTTTGTCCTCTCAGCCCCCTCCGGGGCCGGCAAGTCGACCCTTGTGCGGCGGCTGCTGCAGGAGCTTCCGGGCCTCACTTTCTCCATCTCCTACACCACCCGCCCCCCCCGGGAGGGTGAGATCCACGGGAAGGACTACTTCTTCGTGAACGATGCCACCTTCGATACCATGCTGGCCGAGGACGGTCTGCTGGAGTGGGTGCAGGTCTACCAGCACCGCTACGGCACGGGTCGGGCCTGGATCGAGGAGCAGCGTGCCAGGGGCGTGGACATCCTCCTGGACATCGAGACCGTCGGTGCCCGCAACGTCAAGGCCGCCATGCCCGACGCACTTCTCCTCTTTCTCCTTCCTCCTTCGGCCGAGGAGCTGCGCCGTCGCCTGGCGGGACGCGGCACCGAGAGCGGGGAGCAGGTCGCCCTCCGCATGCAGCACGCCCGCCACGAAATGGAGCAGGCACCCCACTACGACTACCTGGTGGTCAACGGGGAACTGGACACGGCCTACGAGCACCTGAAGGCTGTCTTCCTCGCGGAGCGCAACCGCCGCCCCCGGATGCTCGCCACCGCAGAACAGATCCTGGCCACCTTCTGA